Proteins encoded by one window of Streptomyces sp. ALI-76-A:
- a CDS encoding AAA family ATPase, with the protein MIGVRGIHEAIVTAFGQQPSHLGSRLTAQTGLALAAEREERGRTPVHVIDEAHLLSYEQLEAIRMLTNQAMDQDSPLSCLLVGQPTLRRTMKLAVLAALEQRTALRYTMPGMTSTETASYIKHHLGLAGRSDQLFTDDAVTLIHTTARGFPRAVNNLCLQSLVATFAAGKSLVDEKAAQSAVTEVLD; encoded by the coding sequence ATGATCGGGGTCCGCGGCATCCACGAGGCCATCGTCACCGCCTTCGGACAGCAGCCCTCCCACCTCGGCTCCCGCCTCACCGCCCAGACCGGCCTCGCCCTCGCGGCCGAGCGCGAAGAACGCGGCCGGACCCCCGTCCACGTCATCGACGAGGCCCACCTGCTGTCCTACGAACAGCTCGAAGCCATCCGCATGCTCACCAACCAGGCCATGGACCAGGACTCGCCACTGTCCTGTCTGCTCGTCGGCCAGCCCACCCTCCGCCGGACGATGAAACTCGCCGTCCTGGCCGCCCTCGAACAGCGAACCGCCCTGCGCTACACGATGCCCGGCATGACCTCCACCGAGACGGCCAGCTACATCAAGCACCACCTCGGCCTCGCCGGCCGCAGCGATCAGCTGTTCACCGACGACGCGGTCACGTTGATCCACACCACCGCGCGAGGCTTCCCCCGCGCGGTCAACAACCTCTGCCTACAGTCTCTCGTCGCCACGTTCGCGGCAGGCAAATCCCTCGTCGACGAGAAGGCGGCACAGTCCGCCGTCACCGAAGTCCTCGACTAA
- a CDS encoding DDE-type integrase/transposase/recombinase: MPGHEDQTRLERAQAIGLFRYMLIREAADPTLSRRQRGALVRQLASMTHVDPDGRPVRITRWTLDRWIYEWKRAGFEALVPSPRQSRPHTPQEILDLAAALKKENPSRSAAQIRRIIGAQRGWAPDERTIQRMLIREGLNALNVPATPAVFGRFEADGPNELWTGDALHGPMVAGRKTYLFAFIDDHSRAVMGHRWGFAEDTVRLAAALRPALASRGIPRYIYVDNGSAFVDSWLLRACAKLGIKLVHSVPGRPQGRGKIERFFRAVNSEFVVEIASGDGKPGRQIDSLLEMNRLFTAWTENVYHRRVHSETAAAPLARWMGDRPLTVPNPSDLAEAFRWSEHRTVSKTALVSLHGNRYQVDPLLVGQRVELVFDPFDLSFLRVRVQGQDAGTALPFQASRHSHPKARPETPAEEPRPTTGIDYLALIDTTHKADIADKVNYAALGELTPPVFDLTELPSE, encoded by the coding sequence ATGCCAGGTCATGAGGACCAGACACGGCTGGAGCGGGCTCAGGCGATCGGCCTGTTCCGCTACATGCTGATCAGGGAAGCGGCTGATCCGACGCTGTCGCGTCGCCAGCGCGGGGCCTTGGTGCGGCAGCTGGCGTCGATGACGCACGTCGATCCCGACGGCCGGCCGGTGAGGATCACCCGGTGGACGCTGGACCGGTGGATCTACGAGTGGAAGCGGGCCGGGTTCGAGGCGCTGGTTCCCTCACCGAGGCAGTCCCGGCCCCACACCCCGCAGGAGATCCTGGACCTGGCCGCGGCGCTGAAGAAGGAGAATCCGTCGCGGTCGGCGGCACAGATCCGGCGGATCATCGGCGCTCAGCGGGGCTGGGCCCCGGATGAACGCACCATCCAGCGGATGCTCATACGCGAAGGGCTGAACGCCCTGAACGTCCCGGCGACGCCCGCTGTTTTCGGCCGGTTCGAGGCGGACGGCCCCAACGAGTTGTGGACCGGGGACGCTCTGCACGGGCCGATGGTCGCCGGCCGCAAGACCTATCTGTTCGCGTTCATCGACGACCATTCGCGGGCCGTGATGGGACACCGCTGGGGCTTCGCGGAGGATACTGTCCGCCTTGCCGCAGCCCTGCGGCCAGCCCTCGCCTCGCGAGGCATTCCGCGCTACATCTACGTCGACAACGGCTCCGCGTTCGTCGACTCCTGGCTCCTGCGGGCCTGCGCGAAACTCGGCATCAAGCTCGTGCACTCCGTACCAGGACGGCCGCAGGGCAGGGGCAAGATCGAACGGTTCTTCCGCGCGGTGAACAGCGAGTTCGTCGTCGAGATCGCCTCCGGCGACGGCAAGCCGGGACGACAGATCGACAGCCTGCTGGAGATGAACCGGCTGTTCACGGCCTGGACCGAGAACGTCTACCACCGCCGGGTGCACTCCGAGACCGCAGCAGCACCGCTGGCCCGCTGGATGGGCGACCGGCCACTGACTGTCCCCAACCCGTCCGACCTCGCGGAAGCCTTCCGCTGGTCAGAACACCGCACCGTGTCCAAGACGGCGCTGGTCTCCCTGCACGGAAACCGCTACCAGGTCGACCCGCTGTTGGTCGGACAAAGAGTCGAGCTGGTCTTCGACCCCTTCGACCTGTCCTTCCTGCGGGTGCGTGTCCAAGGCCAGGACGCCGGGACCGCGCTGCCGTTCCAGGCCAGCCGCCATTCCCATCCCAAAGCCCGACCCGAGACCCCGGCCGAGGAACCTCGACCGACGACCGGCATCGACTACCTCGCATTGATCGACACCACCCATAAGGCCGACATCGCCGACAAGGTCAATTACGCGGCCCTGGGCGAACTGACGCCGCCCGTGTTCGACCTCACCGAACTGCCCAGCGAGTAA